One window of Fibrobacter sp. UWEL genomic DNA carries:
- a CDS encoding HlyD family secretion protein: protein MNKIEEAFDIFWNKHKSNAGVAHAYKHKLIYAWCLSIVIVIVMGFMFAGKASMFQGIAEATETTISLPSPTEVVKVHVMPGQSIHAGDTIVELNRPDLVLRITELTRELDAIEGRSSLSTAEIDQKVAEVKADLSSRSLTLKSEIRNLETEYQRNKEITAKLKSLKGSNAQNDGSDATVLRIKSLKNELAVLQANANEQIKLLKSSGRLQKSAGATEVENLKKELAELQKQQEELVQVAKEDWVVGSVNARDGEKMSSFAPVVTLTHKSPTLVRGYIHERMYQRMDVGETVKVRTLGGTGKAIKGEVVGLSSRIVEFPMRMWKMPEMPIHGREVIIKIPEENPFLLGEMVTISE from the coding sequence ATGAATAAGATTGAAGAAGCTTTCGACATTTTCTGGAATAAGCACAAGTCCAATGCTGGCGTGGCTCACGCCTACAAGCACAAACTGATTTACGCTTGGTGCTTGAGCATTGTGATTGTTATTGTGATGGGTTTCATGTTTGCTGGCAAGGCCTCTATGTTCCAGGGCATCGCTGAAGCTACTGAAACCACCATTAGCCTGCCCAGCCCCACTGAAGTGGTGAAGGTACATGTGATGCCTGGCCAGTCCATTCATGCTGGTGACACCATTGTAGAACTGAACCGTCCGGATCTGGTGCTCCGTATTACCGAGTTGACCCGCGAACTGGATGCTATTGAAGGTCGCAGCAGCTTGTCTACTGCAGAAATTGACCAGAAGGTAGCCGAAGTGAAGGCTGATCTTTCTTCTCGCAGCTTGACCCTCAAGTCCGAAATTCGTAATCTGGAAACTGAATACCAGAGAAACAAGGAAATTACCGCCAAGCTGAAGAGCCTGAAGGGTTCCAACGCTCAGAACGATGGCAGCGACGCAACAGTCCTTCGCATCAAGAGCTTGAAGAACGAACTTGCTGTTCTCCAGGCTAATGCTAACGAACAGATCAAGCTCCTCAAGAGTAGTGGTCGCCTCCAGAAGAGTGCCGGTGCTACCGAAGTGGAAAACCTGAAGAAGGAACTTGCTGAACTTCAGAAGCAGCAGGAAGAACTGGTTCAGGTTGCTAAGGAAGACTGGGTTGTGGGCTCTGTGAATGCTCGCGACGGTGAAAAGATGTCCAGCTTTGCTCCGGTGGTGACCTTGACCCATAAGTCTCCCACTCTGGTTCGTGGCTACATTCACGAACGTATGTACCAGCGTATGGACGTTGGCGAAACGGTTAAGGTCCGTACCTTGGGTGGTACCGGCAAGGCTATTAAGGGCGAAGTGGTTGGTCTGTCCAGCCGTATCGTTGAATTCCCCATGCGTATGTGGAAGATGCCTGAAATGCCTATCCACGGTCGTGAAGTGATTATCAAGATTCCCGAAGAGAATCCGTTCCTTTTGGGTGAGATGGTGACTATCTCTGAGTAG
- a CDS encoding DUF4956 domain-containing protein gives MLDLLAVQSGTANASLITLAYTLILAFILSSVIAWTYEKTFLGLSYSRNFVQGIVLSSVVAAMVMSAIGDNVGRGLGMMGALSVVRFRTSFKDPRDIMFIFASLGAGIGCGVYAWGAALGGTVAFCLVAFLISRTGLGTKHFFDGMLRFALPNESAPRLAIEDVLRKNLKTYILITMREVDGGARVDCAYQIRLRANKPAAEIIKELSAIEGISDIAFMMQDATTEM, from the coding sequence ATGCTCGACCTTTTAGCGGTCCAATCTGGCACTGCCAACGCATCTCTTATCACTCTGGCCTATACTCTCATTCTGGCCTTTATCCTTTCCTCCGTCATCGCCTGGACATACGAAAAGACCTTCCTTGGCCTTTCTTACTCTCGTAATTTCGTTCAGGGTATTGTTTTGAGTTCTGTAGTTGCCGCTATGGTGATGTCCGCCATCGGTGACAATGTGGGCCGTGGCCTTGGTATGATGGGTGCCCTTTCCGTGGTTCGTTTCCGTACCAGCTTTAAGGATCCCCGCGACATTATGTTTATCTTCGCTTCCTTGGGCGCCGGTATTGGTTGCGGTGTTTATGCCTGGGGTGCTGCTCTCGGTGGTACTGTGGCTTTCTGCCTCGTTGCTTTCCTGATTTCCCGTACTGGTCTTGGTACCAAGCACTTCTTTGATGGTATGCTCCGTTTCGCATTGCCCAACGAATCCGCTCCCCGTCTGGCTATTGAAGACGTCCTTCGCAAGAATCTTAAGACTTACATTCTCATCACTATGCGTGAGGTGGATGGCGGTGCTCGTGTGGATTGCGCTTATCAGATCCGTCTTCGCGCTAACAAGCCCGCTGCAGAAATCATTAAGGAACTTTCTGCAATCGAAGGTATCTCAGACATCGCGTTCATGATGCAGGACGCCACCACGGAAATGTAA
- a CDS encoding lamin tail domain-containing protein — protein sequence MDIKKIITAGAGVALVSMMAACSDDPSSPTQPSGDPVATSSAGVGGLSSANTAVPTSSSAGNSVLVSSSSLSETDEPQMACSEIMYNSAGGSALEWVEIYIAGGSDMDNMVNYALHLSGDVDFTFPAEPLKKGEYVVVTNDETLFKSTYPTFAGRVFGGMTGKMVNEGGVVNVKVRGEGDVTCAFSSEPPWPSLADGKGRSLVYTGGIAAQSVSWCASAAPNGNPGVGNDACIEAVNTVRINEVKPSALGAAGYEASWIELYNAGTVDVDVSGWTLYVKLRDDTLTVNAGVVPAGGYLVLDGATAFSKELVVSDQGGEIYLYGLAEGQESSIWIPAGTGVSGTVDVADGSIAQGPLAEATPGAANSALKLGSVYIDEIHYHPNEKGLLPFEFLELVNATAAPITLYSTTAKKGWKVEGVNIEFGPNDVIPANGRILLIPATLEDVNVPGYGPDLVRSSYGVPADVQIFTYSGKLSNRGETIAVKEPYSTSKDKSGATKYFYVWHDATLYSDAWAGLTDADGAGFSLHRTNVTTMGYGPSAWKAAEPTVGK from the coding sequence ATGGATATCAAAAAGATTATTACTGCAGGTGCTGGCGTTGCCCTCGTTTCCATGATGGCCGCATGCTCTGACGATCCGTCATCTCCGACTCAGCCGTCTGGTGACCCGGTTGCAACTTCTTCTGCAGGTGTAGGCGGTCTTTCTTCCGCAAATACTGCCGTTCCTACCTCTTCTTCCGCTGGTAACAGCGTTCTGGTTTCCAGTTCTTCCTTGTCTGAAACCGATGAACCTCAGATGGCCTGCTCCGAGATTATGTATAACTCCGCTGGCGGATCTGCTCTGGAATGGGTGGAAATCTATATCGCTGGTGGTTCCGACATGGACAACATGGTGAACTACGCCTTGCATTTGAGCGGTGATGTGGACTTTACTTTCCCCGCTGAGCCCTTGAAAAAGGGCGAGTACGTGGTGGTTACGAACGATGAAACTTTGTTCAAGTCTACCTATCCCACTTTCGCAGGTCGTGTCTTTGGCGGCATGACTGGCAAGATGGTAAACGAAGGTGGCGTGGTGAATGTGAAGGTCCGTGGCGAAGGTGACGTGACTTGTGCATTCAGCAGTGAACCTCCTTGGCCTAGCCTTGCTGATGGTAAGGGTCGCTCTCTAGTTTATACTGGTGGCATCGCTGCTCAGTCTGTTTCCTGGTGTGCAAGTGCTGCACCCAATGGTAATCCGGGTGTTGGCAACGATGCTTGTATCGAGGCCGTAAACACAGTTCGTATTAACGAAGTGAAGCCTTCTGCTCTGGGAGCCGCAGGCTATGAAGCATCCTGGATTGAATTGTACAATGCAGGAACTGTGGATGTAGACGTTTCCGGCTGGACTTTGTATGTAAAGCTTCGTGATGACACCTTGACTGTAAATGCAGGCGTTGTTCCCGCAGGTGGCTATCTGGTTCTGGATGGTGCAACCGCCTTCAGTAAGGAATTGGTTGTTTCCGATCAGGGTGGTGAAATCTATCTGTACGGCCTTGCCGAAGGTCAGGAATCTAGTATTTGGATTCCTGCTGGTACTGGTGTTAGCGGTACTGTGGATGTGGCTGATGGCTCTATTGCTCAAGGTCCTCTGGCAGAAGCTACTCCGGGTGCTGCAAACTCCGCTCTCAAGCTGGGTTCTGTTTACATTGATGAAATTCATTACCATCCGAATGAAAAGGGCCTGCTTCCCTTTGAATTCCTGGAACTGGTAAATGCAACTGCCGCTCCCATTACCCTCTATAGCACTACTGCAAAGAAGGGCTGGAAGGTTGAAGGTGTGAACATTGAATTTGGCCCCAATGATGTAATTCCTGCAAATGGTCGTATTCTCTTGATTCCTGCAACTCTGGAAGATGTGAATGTTCCGGGCTATGGTCCTGATCTGGTTCGTTCCTCCTATGGAGTTCCTGCCGATGTTCAGATTTTCACCTATTCCGGTAAGCTTTCTAACCGAGGTGAAACCATTGCTGTGAAGGAACCTTATTCTACTTCCAAGGACAAGAGTGGTGCTACAAAGTACTTCTACGTTTGGCATGATGCAACTCTGTATTCCGACGCCTGGGCTGGTCTTACGGACGCCGATGGCGCTGGCTTTAGCCTCCATCGTACCAATGTGACGACAATGGGCTACGGTCCCTCTGCATGGAAGGCTGCCGAACCTACTGTAGGTAAGTAA
- a CDS encoding VWA domain-containing protein translates to MRFAEPMFLWGLLSLPLFALLFLYANHRRKKLAARFVSLTMLPKLSTSHSPWRRLAKALILLLAIAFLFVALARPQWGHKMEHIERRGLDLVLLQDISLSMLAEDIKPNRLTRSRHEISAFLESLSGDRVGLVAFSGEAQVMVPLTLDYGTVQSMLRELNPGWLMPGTNLERAIRKGMDLYRNSNSGGQYSVMILMSDGEELEAAAVNAAKEAAEMGIRIYTIGIGSREGVPIPVPSRNGDVAYKKDAQGNIVTTRLEDGTLQEIANVTGGLYFYASPGEFQLQKVLTEIATLEKKEQSSDRMENYQDRYQIFLGMAALLFLLEALISERGRRRKQTAGRFS, encoded by the coding sequence ATGCGTTTTGCTGAACCGATGTTCTTGTGGGGCTTACTTTCCCTCCCGTTATTTGCCCTTCTGTTCCTGTACGCCAACCATCGTCGTAAGAAACTGGCTGCACGATTTGTGTCCTTGACCATGTTGCCGAAGCTTTCCACGTCCCATTCTCCCTGGCGTCGTCTTGCTAAGGCTCTTATCCTTCTTTTAGCCATTGCTTTCCTGTTTGTTGCGCTTGCTCGTCCGCAATGGGGGCACAAGATGGAACATATTGAACGCCGTGGCCTTGATCTTGTTCTCTTGCAGGATATTTCTCTTTCCATGTTGGCAGAAGACATTAAACCCAATCGCTTGACTCGTAGCCGTCATGAAATCTCTGCATTCCTGGAATCCTTAAGTGGCGACCGTGTGGGGCTGGTGGCTTTCTCTGGCGAAGCTCAGGTCATGGTACCTCTCACTTTGGATTATGGTACGGTTCAGTCCATGCTGCGCGAATTGAATCCTGGCTGGCTTATGCCTGGTACCAATCTGGAACGTGCAATACGCAAGGGTATGGATCTTTATCGCAATTCCAACAGTGGCGGCCAGTATTCTGTCATGATTCTCATGAGTGACGGTGAAGAACTGGAAGCTGCCGCTGTAAATGCGGCCAAGGAAGCGGCCGAAATGGGTATCCGCATTTATACCATCGGTATTGGTTCTCGCGAAGGCGTGCCTATTCCTGTTCCCTCCAGAAATGGAGATGTAGCCTACAAGAAGGATGCACAGGGCAATATTGTGACAACTCGCCTGGAAGACGGAACTCTTCAGGAAATTGCAAATGTGACTGGCGGTCTGTACTTCTATGCTAGTCCCGGTGAATTCCAGCTCCAGAAGGTGCTGACCGAAATCGCAACTTTGGAGAAAAAGGAACAATCCAGTGACCGTATGGAAAACTATCAGGATCGCTATCAGATTTTCCTTGGAATGGCCGCTTTGCTGTTCCTGCTGGAAGCCTTAATCTCCGAAAGAGGTCGTCGTCGTAAGCAGACTGCAGGGCGATTTAGTTAA
- a CDS encoding alpha-glucosidase gives MAYSSVFQNRDWWKHTIAYEIYPSSFQDSNGDGFGDINGITSRLDYLQSLKVGALWLTPVYASPMVDNGYDVSDFYKINPLYGTMEDMDRLIAEADKRNIKIVMDLVFNHTSEECEWFKESRSNRHNPKRDWYIWKDPVITVAEDGSEHREPPNNWRSIFGVPAWTWCEERQQYYLHTFAEQQPDINWENPDVRQALYDIANFWINKGVGGFRIDAIPYIKKPSNFANGKPDASDGMVSIHTMTVNTTGILDFLQEFKANVTEGKNVFTVAEANGVGPEDLKYWVGEKGAFDMLFEFGHLHDVEIWCKPTPFGIMDFKKALLASQKATAKNGWYPVFFENHDKPRSVHNFFSPKVANHPDSNKMAAKAIAVLMMTLRGTPFLFEGQEIGMTNVKWNSIDKYDEVNTKAQYNLALQEGFSPTDAMEFVNRFSRDNARTPMQWDNSPNAGFTTGKPWLGMNENYPDINVATEEQDENSVLNFYKKLIELRQDSPALNGGNLEILLEEHPQVMGYKRGEYTILVNLDEASVTLDKALIEQKEKVISNYGDNLISNILRPLEALILKAT, from the coding sequence ATGGCATATTCCAGCGTTTTTCAAAATCGGGACTGGTGGAAACACACCATCGCCTACGAAATCTATCCCAGCAGTTTTCAGGATTCCAACGGAGACGGCTTTGGAGACATTAACGGCATTACGAGCCGTCTGGATTATCTCCAATCATTAAAGGTGGGTGCTCTCTGGCTTACGCCGGTTTACGCCTCCCCTATGGTAGATAACGGCTATGACGTTTCCGACTTCTACAAAATCAATCCGCTATACGGAACCATGGAAGATATGGACCGTCTTATTGCTGAAGCGGACAAGCGGAACATCAAAATCGTGATGGACCTGGTTTTCAACCATACGTCAGAAGAATGTGAATGGTTCAAGGAATCTCGCAGTAACCGCCACAACCCCAAAAGGGATTGGTATATCTGGAAAGATCCTGTCATTACAGTAGCGGAAGACGGCAGCGAACATAGGGAGCCTCCCAACAACTGGCGTAGCATTTTCGGCGTACCCGCTTGGACCTGGTGCGAGGAACGTCAGCAATATTATCTACACACCTTTGCGGAACAGCAACCTGACATTAACTGGGAAAATCCAGACGTTCGCCAGGCACTTTATGACATTGCCAACTTCTGGATCAACAAGGGCGTTGGCGGTTTCAGAATTGATGCCATTCCCTACATCAAGAAGCCTTCGAATTTCGCAAACGGCAAGCCCGACGCAAGCGACGGGATGGTCAGCATTCACACCATGACCGTAAACACGACGGGAATTCTTGATTTTCTGCAAGAGTTTAAGGCCAATGTTACAGAAGGAAAAAACGTCTTTACGGTAGCGGAAGCAAATGGCGTTGGCCCTGAAGATTTAAAATACTGGGTGGGCGAAAAAGGAGCATTCGATATGCTCTTTGAATTCGGCCATCTGCATGATGTTGAAATCTGGTGCAAGCCCACCCCCTTTGGCATTATGGACTTTAAGAAAGCCCTACTGGCAAGCCAGAAGGCTACGGCAAAGAACGGCTGGTATCCCGTATTCTTTGAGAATCACGACAAGCCCCGCAGCGTCCATAATTTTTTCAGTCCTAAGGTGGCGAACCATCCGGATTCCAATAAGATGGCAGCCAAAGCCATCGCCGTTCTCATGATGACTTTGCGAGGCACGCCTTTCTTGTTTGAAGGGCAGGAAATCGGCATGACCAACGTGAAGTGGAATTCCATTGACAAGTACGACGAAGTGAACACCAAGGCACAGTACAACTTGGCGCTTCAGGAAGGATTCTCCCCCACAGATGCAATGGAATTCGTCAACCGCTTTAGTCGAGACAACGCCCGCACGCCCATGCAATGGGACAACAGTCCGAATGCAGGTTTCACCACCGGAAAACCTTGGCTCGGCATGAACGAGAACTATCCAGATATAAATGTCGCAACAGAAGAACAGGATGAAAATTCCGTCCTGAATTTCTACAAGAAACTCATTGAACTCAGGCAGGATTCTCCCGCCTTAAACGGCGGCAATTTGGAAATTCTTCTGGAAGAACACCCTCAAGTAATGGGATACAAACGTGGCGAATACACCATCCTGGTAAATCTTGATGAAGCATCCGTAACGTTAGATAAGGCTCTCATTGAGCAAAAAGAAAAGGTCATCTCCAACTATGGAGACAACCTCATTTCCAATATCTTGCGTCCCTTGGAAGCGCTAATTCTAAAAGCAACCTAA
- a CDS encoding amino acid ABC transporter substrate-binding protein: MKKLFAGLAVAAALVFTGCNENKETQTQGDMSLEKVKSAGEFVLGLDDSFPPMGFRDKDNNIVGFDIDLANEVCTRLGVKLKTQPISWDAKEQELNTGKIDCIWNGMSVDSARAAAMNLSDPYLKNRMIFSVKDKSLANLAALAGKKIAVQNGSTAQKLLEASDAGKAAKEIIPFDDNQTAMMDLDKGGVDAVFLDEIVAKFWITSNAKDFVVMEEGLSDEVYAIGFRKKDQALRDAVNETLKAMQADGKFAEISAKWFGK; this comes from the coding sequence ATGAAAAAGCTTTTCGCTGGTCTTGCTGTTGCTGCAGCATTGGTCTTTACTGGCTGTAACGAAAACAAGGAAACTCAGACTCAGGGTGATATGTCCCTGGAAAAGGTGAAGAGTGCTGGTGAATTTGTGCTGGGCTTGGATGATTCTTTCCCGCCCATGGGCTTCCGTGACAAGGACAATAACATTGTGGGTTTCGATATTGACCTGGCAAATGAAGTTTGCACACGTCTCGGCGTCAAGCTGAAGACTCAGCCCATTTCCTGGGATGCCAAGGAACAGGAATTGAATACCGGCAAGATTGACTGCATTTGGAATGGCATGAGTGTGGACTCTGCCCGTGCCGCCGCCATGAACCTCAGCGATCCTTATCTGAAGAATCGTATGATTTTCTCCGTGAAGGATAAGTCTCTTGCAAATCTTGCTGCTCTTGCTGGCAAGAAGATTGCTGTCCAGAACGGTTCCACAGCCCAAAAACTGTTGGAAGCTTCTGACGCTGGTAAGGCTGCCAAGGAAATCATTCCCTTTGACGACAATCAGACTGCTATGATGGATTTGGATAAGGGTGGTGTGGACGCTGTATTCCTGGATGAAATCGTTGCCAAGTTCTGGATTACCTCCAATGCCAAGGATTTCGTGGTGATGGAAGAAGGCCTTAGCGATGAAGTCTACGCCATTGGCTTCCGCAAGAAGGACCAGGCACTCCGTGACGCAGTGAACGAAACCCTGAAGGCCATGCAGGCTGACGGCAAGTTCGCAGAAATCTCCGCCAAGTGGTTCGGCAAATAG
- a CDS encoding amino acid ABC transporter ATP-binding protein: MSNAVLEVKHLKKSFGDNHVLKDISFDLCEGEVLSIIGPSGSGKSTLLRCITQLETMNAGEVSVNGKNMIVGVDKKGLAKYAPASVLREIRLSTGLVFQNFNLFPHLTVLQNLTIAPVRVLGINRQEARERGRKLLEQMGLGSKEKAYPCELSGGQQQRVSIARALAMQPKILFFDEPTSALDPELTGEVLKIIKGLADQKMTMVIVTHEMAFARDVANKVIFMDQGVIVEQGSPDFVFNQSGNERLASFLSRFAQG; this comes from the coding sequence ATGAGTAACGCAGTGTTGGAAGTTAAGCATTTGAAAAAATCCTTCGGGGATAATCATGTCCTGAAGGATATCTCCTTTGACTTGTGCGAAGGAGAAGTTCTCTCTATCATTGGTCCTTCTGGGTCTGGTAAGTCTACGCTACTCCGTTGCATTACCCAGCTGGAAACTATGAATGCTGGTGAAGTTTCCGTAAACGGAAAGAACATGATTGTGGGTGTGGATAAGAAGGGCTTGGCCAAGTATGCTCCCGCTAGTGTCCTTCGTGAAATTCGACTTTCTACGGGTCTTGTATTCCAGAACTTCAATCTGTTCCCCCACCTTACTGTTCTTCAAAACTTGACGATTGCTCCCGTACGGGTATTGGGTATCAATCGTCAGGAGGCCCGTGAACGTGGTCGCAAACTGTTGGAACAGATGGGGCTGGGCTCTAAGGAAAAGGCTTATCCCTGCGAACTCTCCGGTGGCCAGCAGCAGCGTGTCTCTATTGCACGCGCTCTTGCCATGCAACCTAAAATCCTTTTCTTTGATGAACCGACCAGTGCTTTGGATCCGGAATTGACCGGTGAAGTTCTTAAGATTATCAAGGGCCTTGCAGACCAGAAAATGACCATGGTTATTGTCACTCACGAAATGGCTTTTGCTCGCGATGTGGCCAACAAGGTGATTTTCATGGATCAGGGTGTCATTGTGGAACAGGGCTCTCCGGACTTCGTGTTTAACCAGTCCGGGAACGAAAGATTGGCAAGTTTCTTGAGCAGGTTTGCCCAGGGCTAA
- a CDS encoding amino acid ABC transporter permease, giving the protein MSDLSSLLPILWGGFCTTLQIFGLTLLFSIPLGLLIAVLKMSKYRVIRYPVSFYISVMRGTPLLLQIVAIYFGSYYLSDYSGLGISFDRFPAVIAAFSINYAAYFAEIFRGGIQAIPKGQYEAAQMLGMTRGQTFFRIILPQVVKQVVPASANEVITLVKDTSLAQVIAVTELFSLAKKQQAAYASIYPLFVAGIFYYIANLLLSCLFAYIEKKLNYYK; this is encoded by the coding sequence ATGTCAGATTTATCCTCCCTCCTCCCGATTCTTTGGGGTGGTTTCTGTACCACTCTTCAAATCTTCGGATTGACGCTTCTGTTCTCCATCCCTCTGGGACTGCTGATTGCGGTTCTCAAGATGAGCAAGTATCGCGTTATCCGTTATCCGGTGTCCTTCTACATTTCCGTAATGCGAGGAACGCCTCTTCTGCTGCAGATTGTGGCTATCTATTTCGGTAGCTACTACCTCAGCGATTATTCGGGACTGGGAATTTCCTTCGATCGTTTCCCTGCAGTGATTGCCGCTTTTAGCATCAACTATGCTGCCTACTTTGCGGAAATTTTCCGCGGTGGCATTCAGGCCATTCCCAAGGGACAGTACGAAGCCGCCCAGATGTTGGGTATGACCCGTGGTCAGACATTCTTCCGTATTATCCTTCCTCAGGTGGTGAAGCAGGTGGTTCCCGCCAGTGCCAATGAAGTCATTACTCTGGTGAAGGATACCTCTCTGGCGCAGGTGATTGCAGTGACGGAATTGTTCTCTCTGGCTAAAAAGCAGCAGGCCGCTTACGCCAGCATCTATCCGCTGTTTGTTGCCGGTATCTTCTACTATATCGCAAACCTTTTACTCAGCTGCCTTTTCGCCTACATCGAAAAGAAGTTGAATTACTATAAGTAG
- a CDS encoding polyphosphate polymerase domain-containing protein, translating into MAEARGFSLLERFELKYHIPVEWADKIGAFIAPYCEEDYYSKITPGGFYWITNLYLDTPSWTFLGWKKKQLLDRFNMRIRTYGEHPAQDGTFHFEVKRKIKSICYKSRATIKGINPGEVWHMTPDEWPCKGEKDRKYLKDFLYKTELHGAHPRLLTQYKRRAWFGLREEYSRVTIDTGMRFREENGFDYTVDPHYMQSTGIPRFFLPGCDAVLELKCPCSQVPYWMIDLIRFLNLKQGGFSKFGNAAAEWQRIYENPRRFKTPYWTKLGTTLEENL; encoded by the coding sequence ATGGCAGAAGCCCGCGGATTTAGTCTTCTCGAACGCTTCGAGCTGAAGTACCACATCCCTGTGGAATGGGCCGATAAGATCGGCGCCTTCATTGCTCCCTATTGCGAAGAAGACTACTACTCCAAAATTACACCTGGTGGATTCTACTGGATTACCAATCTGTATTTGGATACTCCCTCCTGGACGTTCCTGGGTTGGAAGAAAAAACAGTTGTTGGATCGCTTTAATATGCGTATCCGCACTTACGGTGAGCATCCTGCACAGGATGGTACGTTCCACTTTGAGGTGAAACGTAAGATTAAGAGCATTTGCTATAAGAGCCGCGCTACTATTAAGGGAATTAATCCTGGCGAAGTCTGGCATATGACTCCAGACGAATGGCCTTGCAAGGGTGAAAAAGACCGTAAGTATTTGAAGGACTTCTTGTACAAGACTGAACTTCATGGCGCTCATCCTCGTCTGTTGACTCAATATAAGCGTCGTGCCTGGTTTGGCCTCCGTGAAGAATACTCCCGCGTGACTATCGATACTGGCATGCGTTTCCGCGAAGAAAACGGTTTCGACTATACGGTGGATCCCCACTATATGCAATCTACGGGTATTCCCCGATTCTTCTTGCCGGGTTGTGATGCCGTATTGGAACTGAAGTGTCCCTGCTCTCAGGTGCCCTACTGGATGATTGACTTGATCCGATTCCTGAACTTAAAACAGGGCGGATTCTCCAAGTTTGGTAATGCCGCCGCGGAATGGCAGCGAATTTATGAAAATCCTCGTCGTTTCAAGACCCCCTACTGGACAAAACTTGGTACGACTCTGGAAGAAAATTTGTAA
- a CDS encoding VWA domain-containing protein: MDIGSLHFQNPEAFWLLLLVPVLIASYIYRNRSRKSTIKFPALSIARKAAPSNRVRLRHIVPALRLLALCAFVVALARPQNSMEVEYTSTDGVDIMLALDVSGSMGTIDMLTREEMSKVKRMDAEKFYKSGEYWKYSRLGYAQDVISEFIQKRHADRIGLSAFGSRAFTQCPLTLDYGSLLEILKATDDLAKDSTIGSSTAIGDGLMNALARLQKSNAKSKVVVLLTDGKDNASIVSPDRAAEVAKSLGVKVYTIGVGLKQGNVLVPQASFFGGASWVEVPVPAEMSIDEDALKNIAGKTGGRFYRAQNKADLEKIYSEIDELEKTEIETIAYARYAEKFYPWLLVGAILILLELLLANTRFVRIP, translated from the coding sequence ATGGATATTGGATCTTTACATTTTCAGAATCCCGAAGCCTTCTGGCTTTTACTTCTGGTTCCTGTTCTGATCGCTTCGTACATCTATCGTAATCGTAGCCGCAAGAGTACTATTAAGTTCCCTGCTCTTTCGATCGCCCGTAAGGCTGCTCCCAGCAATCGAGTTCGTCTTCGTCATATTGTTCCCGCTTTGAGGCTTCTTGCCCTGTGCGCCTTTGTGGTGGCTCTTGCCCGTCCCCAGAATTCCATGGAAGTGGAATATACTTCTACGGATGGTGTGGATATTATGCTTGCTCTGGACGTTTCTGGCTCCATGGGTACCATTGATATGCTGACCCGTGAGGAAATGTCCAAGGTGAAGCGTATGGATGCTGAAAAGTTCTACAAGTCTGGCGAATACTGGAAGTATAGCCGTCTGGGATATGCACAGGACGTGATTTCTGAATTCATCCAGAAGCGACATGCGGACCGTATTGGCCTTTCCGCTTTTGGCTCTCGCGCTTTTACTCAGTGTCCCTTGACTTTGGATTATGGCTCCTTATTGGAAATCCTGAAGGCCACGGATGACCTGGCTAAGGATTCTACCATAGGTTCCAGTACTGCTATTGGCGACGGCCTGATGAATGCTCTGGCTCGCTTGCAGAAATCCAATGCCAAATCCAAGGTGGTTGTGCTCCTGACGGATGGTAAGGATAACGCCAGCATCGTTTCTCCGGACCGTGCCGCAGAAGTGGCTAAGTCTCTGGGGGTGAAGGTTTATACTATTGGTGTAGGCTTGAAGCAGGGTAATGTTCTTGTTCCTCAGGCGTCTTTCTTTGGTGGCGCCTCCTGGGTTGAAGTGCCTGTTCCTGCGGAAATGAGCATTGATGAAGATGCTTTGAAGAATATTGCGGGTAAGACTGGTGGACGTTTCTATCGCGCTCAGAATAAAGCTGATCTGGAAAAGATTTATTCCGAAATTGATGAATTGGAAAAGACGGAAATCGAAACTATTGCCTACGCCCGCTATGCAGAAAAGTTCTACCCCTGGCTTCTGGTGGGTGCAATCCTAATTCTCCTAGAACTCCTGCTTGCCAATACTCGCTTTGTCCGAATCCCCTAA